The Saccharomonospora glauca K62 genome has a segment encoding these proteins:
- a CDS encoding ArsR/SmtB family transcription factor, with protein MRALATTYRDEKTPDDLPAPLPEPAREDIRLEKVFAVLSEPLRLTIVQRLLTESENYDHTCGWFGFDRPKSTLTHHFKALREAGVITQRQYGLERRSRVRLDDLNARFPGLVDLILDWTPADRA; from the coding sequence ATGAGGGCACTCGCGACGACCTACCGCGACGAGAAGACGCCGGACGACCTGCCGGCGCCGCTGCCCGAACCGGCTCGCGAAGACATTCGCCTGGAGAAAGTCTTCGCGGTGCTCTCCGAACCGCTCCGCCTGACGATCGTGCAGCGGCTTCTCACCGAGTCCGAGAACTACGACCACACCTGCGGCTGGTTCGGCTTCGACCGTCCGAAGTCCACCCTCACCCACCACTTCAAGGCCCTGCGCGAAGCCGGTGTCATCACGCAACGCCAGTACGGCCTCGAACGCCGCAGCCGCGTCCGCCTCGACGACCTCAACGCCCGATTCCCCGGACTCGTCGACTTGATCCTCGACTGGACCCCCGCCGACCGCGCCTGA
- a CDS encoding MFS transporter, translating into MSTEDTSEHAGTRLGWSVAAAGTVTAVFALSNAPTPLYVRWQDEWGFSSGTLTVIFAAYIAGLITTLSVAGRIADRHGRRVVLVPGVLLAVLSSVLFLLARDVVWLLVARLLAGIAVGAAVTAGMAAVVDLAPTHSRHRASLLSSASMVFGAGLGPLVSGLLAQVLDRPQSTVFVIMTAVTSAGAILALLLPLTRPAPTPRLRWQFPSPPPEHRHEVAWGIATFAPGITATSFVLSLGPSVLREAIGVTNSFAAGAIACAMFLAATGVQFALSRLATRTHLLLSSVAAVVGMGLLGLTVTVLPSLVVLAVAALLAGVAQGLGQLAGLTLIATRIPIARRAESNAALNIAGYIPAAALPIATGYLADAWGLPSAVLTFAGVLGLTAVVALVVVRAHTSGHPAVVAPEPVAAERSEQ; encoded by the coding sequence ATGAGCACGGAGGACACCAGCGAGCACGCTGGGACACGACTGGGATGGTCGGTAGCGGCGGCGGGCACGGTGACCGCGGTGTTCGCGTTGTCGAACGCGCCGACGCCGCTCTACGTGCGATGGCAGGACGAGTGGGGGTTCTCCTCGGGCACGCTCACGGTGATCTTCGCCGCGTACATCGCCGGGCTCATCACCACGTTGTCGGTCGCGGGGCGGATCGCGGACCGGCACGGTCGGCGCGTCGTGCTCGTGCCCGGTGTGCTGCTCGCGGTGCTCTCCAGCGTGTTGTTCCTGCTCGCGCGGGACGTGGTGTGGTTGCTGGTCGCGAGACTGCTCGCCGGGATCGCCGTCGGCGCGGCCGTGACGGCGGGGATGGCGGCGGTGGTCGACCTCGCCCCCACTCACTCCCGGCATCGAGCGTCGCTACTGTCCTCGGCCTCGATGGTCTTCGGCGCCGGTCTGGGACCGCTCGTCTCGGGGCTGCTGGCGCAGGTCCTCGACCGTCCGCAGAGCACGGTGTTCGTGATCATGACCGCGGTCACCTCCGCGGGCGCGATCCTCGCCCTGCTTCTGCCGTTGACGCGTCCCGCGCCGACTCCCCGGCTCCGGTGGCAGTTCCCGAGCCCGCCACCGGAGCACCGCCACGAGGTGGCGTGGGGCATCGCGACGTTCGCCCCCGGCATCACCGCGACCTCGTTCGTGCTCTCCCTCGGCCCCTCCGTGTTGCGCGAGGCGATCGGGGTCACGAACTCGTTCGCGGCGGGCGCGATCGCGTGCGCGATGTTCCTGGCCGCCACGGGTGTCCAGTTCGCGCTCTCCCGGCTGGCCACCCGCACGCACCTGTTGCTCAGCTCGGTGGCCGCCGTCGTCGGCATGGGCCTGCTCGGACTCACGGTGACGGTGCTGCCCTCCCTCGTCGTGCTCGCGGTGGCGGCGTTGCTCGCCGGGGTCGCGCAGGGCCTCGGGCAGCTCGCGGGACTGACGTTGATCGCCACCCGCATCCCCATCGCCCGGCGCGCGGAGTCGAACGCGGCCCTGAACATCGCCGGTTACATCCCCGCCGCCGCGCTTCCCATCGCCACCGGCTATCTCGCCGACGCGTGGGGGCTTCCCTCCGCGGTGCTCACCTTCGCCGGTGTCCTCGGCCTCACCGCCGTCGTCGCCCTCGTCGTGGTCCGCGCGCACACCAGCGGTCATCCGGCCGTCGTCGCTCCCGAGCCGGTCGCGGCGGAACGGAGCGAACAGTGA
- a CDS encoding NAD(P)H-dependent oxidoreductase — translation MTRVLVVVAHPDLSRSRVNAAWTRALLEDGRATVRVLTDTLVGDGFDAVAEQRALAAHDRIVLQFPFRWYSCPPLLKTWIDQVLERGWAYGPGGHALEGKELTVAVSTWSRASDYTTEGRYGRTMSELLSPFEVTALRVGMSYRPGFHVHDVGALSDADLAVTAKRLVEWVVAP, via the coding sequence GTGACCCGAGTACTCGTCGTCGTGGCCCATCCGGACCTGTCGCGGTCGCGCGTCAACGCGGCCTGGACCCGCGCGCTCCTGGAAGACGGCCGCGCCACCGTTCGCGTCCTGACCGACACCCTCGTCGGCGACGGGTTCGATGCCGTCGCGGAGCAACGCGCCCTGGCCGCCCACGATCGGATCGTGTTGCAGTTCCCGTTTCGGTGGTATTCCTGCCCGCCGCTGCTCAAGACCTGGATCGACCAGGTACTCGAACGCGGCTGGGCCTACGGGCCCGGCGGCCATGCGCTCGAGGGCAAAGAACTCACGGTGGCCGTCTCCACCTGGTCGCGGGCGAGCGACTACACCACCGAGGGCCGCTACGGCAGGACCATGTCCGAGCTGCTCTCCCCGTTCGAGGTGACGGCGCTGCGAGTGGGCATGAGCTATCGGCCCGGCTTCCACGTCCACGACGTCGGCGCGCTCTCCGATGCCGACCTCGCGGTCACCGCGAAGCGACTCGTGGAATGGGTCGTGGCGCCCTAG
- a CDS encoding HAD family hydrolase yields the protein MAAAGDLVRRARHSLLDFDGPVCAVFGALPDHEVADRLRAVLADRCQPVTGAAATAHDPFEVLAYATELDTPTTQAVEKAFRAAEVEAVRAAPQTPGLPAVLDHLTSRGLVVTIVSNNSAAAVKTYLHTTGFDRYIGSISARTTEDVRHLKPHPHLLHRAITLHGTYPGECLMIGDSITDIHAAGTPVVAYANKPGKHPRLATHHPDALIDHLTNLLPHH from the coding sequence GTGGCGGCAGCTGGGGATCTGGTTCGGCGGGCTCGGCATAGCCTGCTGGACTTCGATGGGCCGGTCTGTGCGGTGTTCGGGGCTCTGCCCGATCACGAGGTCGCCGACCGGCTCCGTGCCGTCCTCGCTGACCGCTGCCAGCCAGTGACAGGTGCGGCCGCGACGGCCCATGATCCGTTCGAGGTGTTGGCCTACGCCACCGAACTCGACACCCCCACGACACAGGCGGTCGAAAAAGCCTTCCGGGCTGCCGAGGTGGAAGCGGTCCGGGCCGCCCCACAAACCCCCGGCCTTCCCGCGGTACTCGACCACCTCACCAGTCGAGGACTGGTCGTCACGATCGTCAGTAACAACTCCGCCGCCGCCGTGAAGACCTACCTCCACACCACGGGATTTGACCGCTACATCGGCAGCATCTCGGCACGCACCACCGAGGATGTAAGACACCTCAAACCCCACCCGCATCTACTGCACCGGGCCATTACCCTCCACGGCACATATCCCGGCGAGTGCTTGATGATCGGCGATTCCATCACCGACATCCACGCCGCCGGCACACCAGTAGTGGCTTACGCCAACAAACCCGGCAAACACCCACGCCTGGCCACCCACCACCCGGATGCCCTCATTGACCACCTGACCAACCTCCTCCCACACCACTGA
- a CDS encoding pentapeptide repeat-containing protein — protein MTTVLLLAFGDGSESDKVRLEAIRLAGTIVLGTGGAAALFVALRRQRTTELNLIHKQAEAKATQHDAEQRRVTDLYTTAVEQLGHERAAVRLGALYALQRLGQDHPEQRRPIVNVWCAYLRMPFRDPEAKGLTEQERAERRQELEVRLTVQRLLREHVHSGPYQDQPASPWFWGDELDVDLTGATLHNLTLSDRRIHPHTNFNNARFTDGVWFDRARFEGLALFIGARFESDALFGEATFEGDAWFANARFDGRAWFPKAWFGSRAWFFKARLGDASFDKATFDGHTSFDKARFKGKVRFSRAMARHDREHNWPRDWRLVPAEPGDIPEGADPGAPWGHVDTRPVGIRLLQNLFKASYGWLRRRF, from the coding sequence GTGACCACCGTGCTGTTGCTCGCGTTCGGTGACGGCAGCGAGAGTGACAAGGTGCGCTTGGAAGCGATCCGGTTGGCCGGCACCATCGTGCTGGGCACCGGCGGGGCCGCGGCACTGTTCGTGGCGCTGCGACGCCAGCGCACCACCGAACTCAACCTGATACACAAGCAGGCCGAGGCCAAGGCCACCCAGCACGACGCCGAGCAGCGACGGGTGACCGACCTCTACACCACCGCGGTCGAACAACTGGGCCACGAACGCGCCGCCGTTCGCCTCGGCGCTCTATACGCCCTGCAGCGACTGGGACAGGATCATCCCGAGCAGCGGCGTCCGATCGTCAACGTGTGGTGCGCCTACCTCCGCATGCCGTTCCGCGATCCCGAGGCCAAAGGTTTGACCGAACAGGAGCGTGCGGAGCGGCGCCAGGAGCTGGAAGTGCGGCTGACGGTGCAGCGGCTGCTGCGCGAGCACGTCCACTCCGGCCCTTACCAGGACCAGCCCGCGTCACCGTGGTTCTGGGGCGATGAGTTGGACGTCGACCTCACCGGGGCCACCCTTCACAACCTCACCCTCAGCGATCGCCGCATCCATCCACACACGAACTTCAACAATGCCAGGTTCACCGACGGCGTCTGGTTCGACAGAGCCAGGTTCGAAGGCCTCGCTTTGTTCATCGGGGCCAGGTTCGAAAGCGATGCCTTGTTCGGCGAGGCCACGTTCGAGGGCGACGCCTGGTTCGCCAATGCCAGGTTCGACGGCCGCGCTTGGTTTCCCAAAGCCTGGTTCGGCAGCCGTGCCTGGTTTTTCAAGGCCAGGCTCGGCGATGCCTCGTTCGACAAGGCCACGTTCGACGGCCACACCTCGTTCGATAAAGCTCGGTTCAAGGGCAAGGTTAGGTTCTCCCGCGCGATGGCACGGCACGATCGCGAACACAACTGGCCGAGAGATTGGCGGTTGGTCCCGGCCGAGCCGGGAGACATACCCGAGGGGGCCGATCCGGGCGCCCCATGGGGCCACGTGGATACAAGGCCGGTGGGAATCAGGTTGCTCCAGAACCTGTTCAAGGCCAGCTACGGCTGGCTTAGGCGCCGGTTTTGA
- a CDS encoding aconitate hydratase — translation MGRTVAHKLIADHLVDGRMEPGEEIALRIDQTLTQDATGTLVMQELEALGLDRARTEVSVQYVDHNLLQADEKNAEDHAFLRSACRRYGIWYSKPGNGVSHPTHMQRFGIPGKSMVGSDSHTPASGALGMLALGVGGLEAALAIAGEPVYVRMPEIWGVRLTGELPPWTSAKDVILEMLRRHSVKGGLNRIIEYHGPGVGTLTAMDRHVIANMGAELGATTTVFPSDAAVYEFLSAEGREDDYREIVADPDATYDVADEIDLSTIEPLIAKPSSPDNVVPVSEVEGTEVSQVVIGSSANPGLRDFAIAAYLVRGRQTSDAVSFDVNPTSREILADLTKIGGTFDLITAGARIHQAGCMGCIGMGQAPAVGHNSLRTFPRNFPGRSGTREDSVWLCSPETAAASALTGVITDPRKLADKLGLDYPDLPLPTRASVNTDMLVPPLPPEKARREKLVKGPNISALPDMPPLPDDLEAPVLLKVGDNLSTDEISPAGVRALPFRSNVPQLATFTFDQVDPTYPSRADDCADTGHVVVGGDNYGQGSSREHAAITPRYLGLKAVIAKSFARIHWQNLANFGILALEFTDPSDYDRVDQGDVLSLHGLRDRLTTHSDITVRNETKGEDYRLHHRLSPRQMEAVLAGGRIPMLARS, via the coding sequence ATGGGCAGGACGGTGGCGCACAAACTCATCGCCGATCACCTGGTGGACGGCCGGATGGAGCCGGGCGAGGAGATCGCCCTGCGCATCGACCAGACGTTGACCCAGGACGCCACGGGCACGCTGGTGATGCAGGAGCTGGAGGCGCTCGGTCTCGACCGGGCGCGCACCGAGGTCAGCGTCCAGTACGTCGACCACAACCTCCTGCAGGCCGACGAGAAGAACGCCGAGGACCACGCCTTCCTCCGCTCGGCCTGCCGCCGCTACGGCATCTGGTACTCCAAGCCGGGCAACGGCGTGTCGCACCCCACGCACATGCAGCGGTTCGGCATCCCCGGCAAGAGCATGGTCGGCTCCGACTCCCACACCCCCGCGTCGGGGGCGTTGGGGATGCTGGCCCTGGGCGTGGGCGGGCTCGAAGCGGCCCTGGCCATCGCGGGCGAGCCGGTGTACGTGCGCATGCCGGAGATCTGGGGCGTGCGGTTGACGGGCGAGTTGCCGCCGTGGACGTCGGCGAAGGACGTCATCCTGGAGATGCTGCGCCGGCACAGCGTCAAAGGCGGTCTCAACCGCATCATCGAGTACCACGGGCCCGGCGTGGGGACCTTGACGGCCATGGACCGGCATGTCATCGCCAACATGGGCGCCGAGCTGGGGGCCACCACGACGGTGTTTCCCTCCGACGCCGCCGTGTACGAGTTCCTGAGCGCCGAGGGACGCGAGGACGACTACCGGGAGATCGTCGCCGACCCCGACGCCACCTACGACGTCGCCGACGAGATCGACCTGTCGACCATCGAGCCGCTGATCGCCAAGCCGTCCTCACCCGACAACGTGGTGCCCGTCAGCGAGGTGGAGGGTACCGAGGTCAGTCAGGTCGTCATCGGGTCCTCGGCCAACCCCGGGTTGCGGGACTTCGCCATCGCCGCCTACCTCGTGCGCGGTCGGCAGACCAGTGACGCGGTGAGTTTCGACGTCAACCCCACCTCGCGCGAGATCCTGGCCGATCTGACGAAGATAGGCGGCACGTTCGACCTGATCACCGCGGGCGCGCGCATCCACCAGGCCGGTTGCATGGGCTGCATCGGCATGGGGCAGGCACCCGCCGTGGGACACAACTCCCTGCGCACCTTCCCCCGCAACTTTCCGGGACGCAGCGGCACACGCGAGGACTCGGTGTGGCTGTGCTCGCCCGAGACCGCGGCGGCCTCCGCGCTCACCGGCGTGATCACCGACCCGAGGAAACTCGCCGACAAACTCGGGCTCGACTACCCCGACCTGCCCCTGCCCACGCGGGCGTCGGTGAACACCGACATGCTGGTGCCACCACTGCCGCCCGAGAAGGCCCGGCGGGAGAAGCTGGTGAAGGGCCCCAACATCTCGGCGCTGCCGGACATGCCCCCGCTGCCGGATGACCTCGAAGCGCCCGTGCTGCTCAAGGTCGGGGACAACCTCTCCACCGACGAGATCTCCCCGGCCGGGGTGCGGGCCCTGCCGTTCCGCTCGAACGTGCCGCAACTGGCGACGTTCACCTTCGACCAGGTCGACCCCACCTACCCGAGCCGGGCCGACGACTGCGCCGACACCGGGCACGTCGTGGTGGGCGGCGACAACTACGGGCAGGGCTCGTCACGAGAACACGCCGCCATCACCCCGAGGTATCTGGGGCTGAAGGCGGTGATCGCCAAGTCGTTCGCCCGCATCCACTGGCAGAACCTGGCCAACTTCGGCATCCTCGCCCTGGAGTTCACCGACCCCAGCGACTACGACCGCGTCGACCAGGGTGACGTGCTCAGCCTGCACGGCCTGCGCGACCGCCTCACCACGCATTCCGACATCACGGTCCGCAACGAGACCAAGGGCGAGGACTACCGCCTGCACCACAGGCTCTCGCCGCGTCAGATGGAGGCCGTCCTCGCTGGCGGGCGTATTCCCATGCTCGCCCGGTCGTGA
- a CDS encoding fluoride efflux transporter FluC: MAVVLRGYRKDVLLVVAAGGALGSLARYLLAELLPHPPGGFAVATLLTNVLGGLGLGVLMAFVEHDRPPRLVRPFLGIGFFGGFTTMSTFALETVEALRHGHVGVAAAYVGSSLAASLVAVAVGFVGTDRVLRRFARGDRS; encoded by the coding sequence ATGGCTGTCGTGTTGCGCGGTTACCGAAAGGACGTGCTGCTCGTCGTCGCGGCGGGTGGCGCGCTCGGCAGTCTGGCCCGCTACCTGCTGGCCGAGCTGCTGCCCCACCCTCCCGGCGGCTTCGCCGTGGCCACCCTGCTGACGAACGTGCTGGGCGGTCTCGGACTCGGCGTGCTGATGGCGTTCGTCGAGCACGACAGGCCACCCCGGCTGGTGCGGCCGTTCCTGGGCATCGGGTTCTTCGGGGGCTTCACGACGATGTCGACGTTCGCGCTGGAGACGGTGGAGGCGCTGCGGCACGGGCACGTCGGCGTGGCCGCCGCCTACGTCGGCAGTTCCCTGGCGGCGTCGCTGGTGGCCGTGGCCGTCGGGTTCGTGGGCACCGACCGGGTGCTGCGCCGATTCGCTCGAGGTGACCGGTCGTGA
- the crcB gene encoding fluoride efflux transporter CrcB: MTVLLVMLGGAVGATLRYLIDTQVRSRQRSRFPWSTLTVNLLGSVVLGVLTGLTLPAAAESATHAALGVGLCGALTTFSTFGYETVRLFLDGARGAAVGNVVVTTVASVAAAAGGVALGGLLG, from the coding sequence GTGACGGTGCTGCTGGTCATGCTGGGCGGCGCGGTGGGCGCCACCCTGCGTTATCTGATCGACACGCAGGTGCGGAGCCGGCAGCGTTCCCGCTTCCCGTGGAGCACGCTCACGGTGAACCTCCTCGGCAGCGTCGTGCTTGGCGTGCTCACCGGTCTGACCCTGCCCGCGGCGGCGGAGAGCGCGACTCACGCGGCCCTCGGCGTGGGGCTGTGTGGTGCGCTCACCACGTTCTCCACCTTCGGCTACGAGACGGTGCGGTTGTTCCTCGACGGCGCACGCGGAGCGGCCGTGGGAAACGTGGTGGTGACCACGGTGGCCAGCGTCGCGGCCGCCGCGGGCGGGGTCGCGCTCGGTGGACTCCTCGGCTGA
- a CDS encoding putative immunity protein, whose protein sequence is MTEVDTAPTVELSMSELREVTGYAVACAEPALAIFERDYPDDRRPREALDAARAFARGAKRTKAIRNAAWAAQRAFQQARDAGRAAAGEAARAALAAAGAAFLHPLAKATQVPHILGSAAHAARAFELDAGDDPRVAAGHLATARELAGPVVVSVLRRYPAAPGGRGRVGELVRELDAALRSRGLSG, encoded by the coding sequence ATGACTGAAGTGGACACGGCGCCGACGGTGGAGCTGAGCATGTCCGAGTTGCGCGAGGTCACCGGATACGCCGTGGCCTGCGCGGAACCGGCGTTGGCGATCTTCGAACGGGACTACCCCGACGACCGGCGGCCTCGGGAAGCGCTCGACGCCGCGCGGGCGTTCGCGCGGGGAGCCAAGCGCACCAAGGCGATCCGGAACGCCGCGTGGGCGGCGCAACGAGCGTTCCAGCAGGCCCGTGACGCGGGACGGGCCGCGGCGGGTGAGGCGGCCCGCGCCGCTCTCGCCGCGGCCGGTGCGGCGTTTCTCCACCCGCTGGCGAAGGCCACGCAGGTGCCACACATCCTCGGCTCCGCCGCCCACGCGGCGCGGGCGTTCGAGCTCGACGCCGGTGACGATCCGCGCGTCGCCGCCGGCCACCTCGCCACGGCACGCGAGCTGGCCGGGCCCGTCGTGGTGAGCGTCCTGAGGCGGTATCCGGCTGCGCCCGGCGGTCGTGGCCGGGTCGGTGAGCTGGTGCGGGAGCTGGACGCGGCGTTGCGTAGTCGGGGGCTTTCCGGATAG
- a CDS encoding glycoside hydrolase family 31 protein, with protein sequence MIESRDGGRALEVRVRHEVLRIEPWGIDSLRVRVAQHRIVEDIPGALLTPEPTHPAVRVDPTTGRITNGALTAVVEKVPTDTGVIALLRFERSDTGEELLAEQQAHFWWPGARVFQAHGGGYGRLEQRFAAYDGERLFGLGQHSHGRLDQKGMVLDLVQRNGEVSIPFLLSSRGYGLLWNMPGVGRVELAENGTRWVADGARQIDYWITTGDTPADVLAHYADATGHPPLLPEWATGFWQSKLRYRDQEELLEVAREHRRRGLPLSVIVVDFFHWPHLGDWRFDPADWPDPEGMIAELDELGVKLLVSVWPSVSPLSDNYPMMRDAGMLVGTERGVPLHAPWHDKGMGTEMPVAFYDPTNPAAREFVWKTAKRNYFDLGVRAFWLDACEPELQPGHPHNLSFAAGPGTEVACLYPRENARTFFEGARAEGEDVVLLCRSAWAGSQRYGAAVWSGDIPPTWESLRAQVRAGLNIALSGIPWWTTDIGGFHGGDPDSPEYRELFVRWFAYGAFCPLFRLHGVREPRMPFGPDMTGGPNEVWSYGEEVLGHLTRLLAMRERLRPYLGEQMRVAHETGIPPMRPLFVDYPDDARAWEVEDQFLLGPDVLVAPVLEAGARSRRVYLPEGARWTDAWTGTDYEGGTTVRADAPLDRIPVFLRDGAPIPVSD encoded by the coding sequence ATGATCGAAAGCCGTGACGGCGGGCGGGCCCTCGAAGTCCGGGTGCGTCACGAGGTGTTGCGGATCGAGCCCTGGGGAATCGACAGCCTGCGGGTGCGCGTCGCACAACACCGCATCGTCGAGGACATCCCCGGAGCGCTCCTGACCCCGGAACCCACGCACCCCGCCGTGCGGGTGGACCCGACGACGGGACGCATCACCAACGGCGCGCTGACGGCCGTGGTCGAGAAGGTGCCCACCGACACCGGCGTCATCGCGCTGCTGCGGTTCGAACGCAGCGACACCGGGGAGGAACTGCTCGCCGAACAGCAGGCCCACTTCTGGTGGCCGGGCGCGCGCGTGTTCCAGGCCCACGGCGGCGGCTACGGGCGCCTGGAACAGCGGTTCGCCGCCTACGACGGCGAGCGGCTGTTCGGGTTGGGCCAGCACTCCCACGGCAGGCTCGACCAGAAGGGCATGGTGCTCGACCTCGTGCAGCGCAACGGCGAGGTGTCGATCCCGTTCCTGCTCTCCAGCCGCGGCTACGGTCTGCTGTGGAACATGCCCGGCGTGGGCCGGGTCGAGCTGGCCGAGAACGGCACCCGGTGGGTCGCCGACGGCGCCCGCCAGATCGACTACTGGATCACCACCGGCGACACCCCCGCCGACGTGCTCGCGCACTACGCCGACGCCACGGGGCACCCGCCCCTGTTGCCGGAGTGGGCCACCGGCTTCTGGCAGTCGAAGCTGCGCTACCGCGACCAGGAGGAGCTGCTGGAGGTGGCCAGGGAACACCGGCGCCGGGGGCTGCCGCTGTCGGTGATCGTGGTCGACTTCTTCCACTGGCCCCACCTCGGTGACTGGCGCTTCGACCCCGCCGACTGGCCCGACCCCGAGGGCATGATCGCCGAACTCGACGAACTCGGGGTGAAGCTGCTGGTGTCGGTGTGGCCGTCGGTGAGCCCCCTGAGCGACAACTACCCGATGATGCGCGATGCCGGGATGCTCGTGGGCACCGAACGCGGCGTGCCCCTGCACGCGCCCTGGCACGACAAGGGCATGGGCACGGAGATGCCCGTGGCGTTCTACGACCCCACCAACCCGGCCGCCCGCGAGTTCGTGTGGAAGACCGCCAAGCGGAACTACTTCGACCTCGGGGTCCGGGCGTTCTGGCTGGACGCCTGCGAGCCCGAGCTGCAGCCGGGACACCCGCACAACCTCAGCTTCGCGGCCGGACCGGGCACCGAGGTGGCGTGCCTGTACCCGAGGGAGAACGCGCGCACGTTCTTCGAGGGGGCGCGCGCCGAGGGCGAGGACGTGGTGTTGCTGTGCCGGTCGGCGTGGGCGGGCAGCCAGCGCTACGGGGCGGCCGTGTGGTCCGGCGACATCCCGCCGACGTGGGAGTCGCTGCGGGCGCAGGTACGGGCGGGGCTGAACATCGCGTTGTCGGGGATTCCGTGGTGGACCACCGACATCGGCGGGTTCCACGGCGGGGACCCGGACTCGCCGGAGTACCGGGAGCTGTTCGTGCGGTGGTTCGCCTACGGCGCCTTCTGCCCGTTGTTCCGCCTGCACGGGGTGCGCGAGCCGCGCATGCCGTTCGGCCCCGACATGACCGGCGGCCCGAACGAGGTGTGGTCCTACGGTGAGGAGGTGCTGGGCCATCTCACCCGCCTGTTGGCGATGCGGGAGCGACTGCGGCCGTACCTCGGCGAGCAGATGCGGGTGGCGCACGAGACCGGGATACCGCCGATGCGGCCGTTGTTCGTGGATTACCCCGACGACGCGCGGGCGTGGGAGGTCGAAGACCAGTTCCTGCTCGGCCCCGACGTGCTGGTGGCTCCGGTGCTGGAGGCGGGCGCCCGCTCGCGCCGGGTGTACCTGCCGGAGGGAGCGCGGTGGACCGACGCCTGGACGGGCACGGACTACGAGGGCGGCACCACGGTGCGCGCCGACGCGCCCCTGGACCGCATCCCGGTCTTCCTGCGCGACGGAGCCCCCATCCCCGTCTCCGACTGA
- a CDS encoding carbohydrate ABC transporter permease yields MRTRNDAKRWARTALGVVIVVVLLFPFYWMINASFQPGGALLSSSPSWFPVDGTTDGYAKALSSQGEHLLASLVVALGTVVVSLLVALPASYALAQLRFRGAQPVIFVLLIVQMIPGIVMANALYEMFANLGLIDSYLALILADSTATIPFAILVLRAFMVSIPRELTEAARVDGAGHWRTFVSVILPISRNATVTAGLFAFLFAWADFLFAVTLTTGRSFEPITVGIYRFIGNQSADWNAVLATAVLASIPAAILLVIAQRYVVAGVTGGAIKE; encoded by the coding sequence ATGAGGACACGGAACGATGCCAAGCGGTGGGCGCGCACAGCCCTCGGCGTGGTGATCGTCGTGGTGCTGCTGTTCCCCTTCTACTGGATGATCAACGCCTCCTTCCAACCCGGCGGGGCCCTGCTGAGCTCCTCACCGAGCTGGTTCCCCGTGGACGGCACCACCGACGGCTACGCCAAGGCGCTGTCGAGCCAGGGCGAACACCTGCTGGCCAGCCTCGTCGTGGCGCTGGGAACCGTCGTGGTGTCGCTGCTCGTCGCGCTGCCCGCGTCCTACGCGCTGGCGCAACTGCGGTTCCGCGGCGCGCAACCGGTGATCTTCGTCCTGCTCATCGTGCAGATGATCCCCGGCATCGTGATGGCCAACGCCCTGTACGAGATGTTCGCCAACCTGGGGCTCATCGACAGCTACCTCGCGCTGATCCTCGCCGACTCCACGGCGACGATCCCCTTCGCGATCCTGGTGCTGCGGGCGTTCATGGTGTCGATCCCGAGGGAACTGACCGAGGCCGCTCGGGTCGACGGCGCGGGGCACTGGCGCACGTTCGTCTCGGTGATCCTGCCGATCAGTCGCAACGCGACGGTGACGGCGGGACTGTTTGCGTTTCTGTTCGCGTGGGCGGACTTCCTGTTCGCCGTCACGCTGACCACTGGCCGGTCGTTCGAACCGATCACCGTGGGCATCTACCGCTTCATCGGCAACCAGAGCGCCGACTGGAACGCCGTGCTCGCCACCGCCGTGCTGGCCTCGATCCCCGCCGCGATCCTGCTCGTCATCGCGCAGCGGTACGTGGTCGCGGGCGTCACGGGCGGCGCGATCAAGGAATGA